The proteins below come from a single Mycobacterium parmense genomic window:
- a CDS encoding SDR family oxidoreductase, giving the protein MKKVLITGSGTGFGHEVAMRLAEKGFDVVAAVEIYAQVQTLKRQAAARNVSLQVEKLDVTDAGDRRKALEWEVEILVNNAGLLEGGSVLDVPAVNMRREFEVNVIGPLLLTQGIAKQMVKRGEGRIVWVSSREGLNTNPFTGIYSASKHAVEAIAETMSLELQEFGIEVATVNPGPFLTGFNDRGFETWRSWEDDASERLFDYSKLAFPRAQFDPEPVYATLTAVAAGEVDSYRNLEPKSMLEETKRLIEAPWTKKVRDGLGTRPPSLQNSFEMKPETPVAE; this is encoded by the coding sequence ATGAAGAAGGTTTTGATCACCGGGTCGGGCACGGGGTTTGGCCACGAAGTGGCCATGCGACTGGCCGAGAAGGGCTTTGATGTCGTCGCCGCCGTCGAGATCTACGCGCAAGTGCAGACCCTGAAGCGTCAAGCTGCTGCGCGAAACGTCTCACTCCAAGTGGAAAAGCTGGACGTGACGGACGCGGGTGACCGGCGCAAGGCTCTGGAGTGGGAAGTCGAAATCTTGGTGAACAATGCCGGACTTCTGGAGGGCGGATCCGTTCTGGACGTCCCGGCGGTCAACATGCGCAGGGAGTTCGAAGTCAATGTTATCGGCCCGCTGCTGCTGACTCAGGGGATCGCAAAGCAGATGGTCAAGCGCGGCGAGGGGCGGATAGTGTGGGTCTCGTCGCGAGAAGGGCTGAACACCAACCCCTTTACCGGAATCTATTCGGCTTCCAAGCATGCCGTCGAAGCCATCGCGGAAACGATGAGCCTGGAGCTCCAGGAGTTCGGGATCGAGGTGGCCACAGTCAATCCGGGCCCGTTCCTGACGGGTTTCAACGACCGCGGCTTCGAGACATGGCGTAGTTGGGAGGACGACGCGTCCGAGCGGCTCTTCGATTACTCCAAGCTCGCGTTCCCCCGAGCCCAGTTCGATCCCGAACCGGTATACGCGACCCTGACCGCTGTCGCGGCGGGCGAGGTCGACAGTTACCGCAACCTCGAGCCGAAGTCGATGCTCGAGGAGACCAAGAGACTCATCGAAGCCCCATGGACGAAGAAGGTGCGCGATGGTCTGGGAACTCGGCCGCCCAGCCTGCAGAATTCTTTCGAGATGAAGCCCGAAACTCCCGTGGCAGAGTGA
- a CDS encoding nuclear transport factor 2 family protein has translation MTLHPAHEAGRRSREAVMARDKDAWLAVFADDAVVEDPIGPSPFDPEGKGHRGRDAISAFWDKAIAPTTKIEFVFRDTYQCGNEEANVGHILITTGDYQTTAEGVFTYKANDHGEMVALRAYWEMDRAVASTRRV, from the coding sequence ATGACCCTGCACCCGGCGCACGAGGCGGGGCGGCGCTCCCGGGAGGCGGTGATGGCCCGGGACAAGGACGCCTGGCTGGCGGTGTTCGCCGACGACGCCGTCGTCGAGGACCCGATCGGGCCGTCGCCGTTCGACCCGGAGGGCAAGGGACACCGGGGCCGCGACGCGATCTCGGCCTTCTGGGACAAGGCCATCGCCCCCACCACCAAGATCGAGTTCGTCTTCCGCGACACTTACCAGTGCGGCAACGAGGAAGCCAACGTCGGGCACATCCTGATCACGACGGGCGACTATCAGACCACCGCCGAGGGCGTGTTCACCTATAAGGCCAACGACCACGGCGAGATGGTCGCCCTGCGCGCGTACTGGGAGATGGACCGGGCGGTCGCGAGTACCCGCCGGGTCTAG
- a CDS encoding Rieske 2Fe-2S domain-containing protein, with translation MSTDTNAVGIREIDPGALPTRYARGWHCLGVAKEFQDGKPHPIEAFGTKLVVFADSHGELKVLDGYCRHMGGDLSEGTIKGDEVACPFHDWRWGGDGRCKLVPYAKRTPKTARTRAWTTDVRGGLLFVWHDHEGNPPDPAVRIPDIPEAASDEWTDWRWNRILIEGSNCRDIIDNVTDMAHFFYIHFGLPTYFKNVFEGHIASQYLHNVGRPDVNDLGTSYGEAHLDSEASYFGPSFMINWLHNSYGGYKAESILINCHYPVTQNSFVLQWGVVVEKPKGMDEAMTDKLSRVFTEGVSKGFLQDVEIWKHKTRIDNPLLVEEDGAVYQLRRWYQQFYVDVADIKPEMVERFEIEVDTTRANEYWNAEVEENLKARDSDAPEPAQQH, from the coding sequence GTGAGTACCGACACCAACGCGGTCGGCATCCGGGAGATTGATCCCGGCGCCCTGCCGACCAGGTACGCCCGGGGCTGGCACTGCCTGGGCGTCGCGAAAGAGTTTCAGGACGGCAAGCCGCACCCGATCGAGGCGTTCGGCACCAAGCTGGTGGTGTTCGCCGACTCACACGGGGAACTGAAGGTCCTCGACGGTTACTGCCGGCACATGGGCGGTGACCTGTCCGAGGGCACCATCAAGGGCGACGAGGTCGCCTGCCCCTTCCACGACTGGCGCTGGGGCGGCGACGGGCGCTGCAAGCTGGTGCCCTACGCCAAGCGCACCCCGAAGACCGCGCGCACCCGGGCATGGACCACCGATGTCCGCGGCGGCCTGCTCTTCGTCTGGCACGACCACGAAGGCAACCCACCGGACCCCGCGGTCAGGATCCCCGACATTCCCGAAGCCGCCAGCGACGAGTGGACCGACTGGCGGTGGAACCGCATCCTCATCGAGGGCTCCAACTGCCGCGACATCATCGACAACGTCACCGACATGGCGCACTTCTTCTACATCCATTTCGGGTTGCCGACGTACTTCAAGAACGTCTTCGAGGGTCACATCGCGTCGCAGTACCTGCACAACGTGGGCCGGCCAGACGTCAACGACCTGGGCACCTCCTACGGTGAGGCGCACCTGGATTCCGAGGCGTCCTACTTCGGGCCGTCCTTCATGATCAACTGGCTGCACAACAGCTACGGCGGCTACAAAGCCGAGTCGATCCTGATCAACTGCCACTACCCGGTGACACAGAACTCGTTCGTCCTGCAGTGGGGCGTCGTCGTCGAAAAGCCCAAGGGCATGGACGAAGCGATGACCGACAAGCTCTCGCGGGTGTTCACCGAGGGGGTCAGCAAGGGTTTCCTGCAGGACGTCGAGATCTGGAAGCACAAGACGAGGATCGACAACCCCCTGCTGGTCGAGGAGGACGGCGCCGTCTACCAGCTGCGCCGCTGGTATCAGCAGTTCTATGTCGACGTCGCCGACATCAAGCCGGAAATGGTGGAGCGCTTCGAGATCGAGGTCGATACCACCCGCGCCAACGAGTACTGGAATGCCGAGGTCGAGGAGAACCTGAAGGCGCGGGACTCCGACGCGCCCGAACCCGCGCAGCAACACTGA
- a CDS encoding type 1 glutamine amidotransferase family protein, with protein sequence MTANLPRKALISISSYHGVIYPDGTKTGLFYTEALHPYEVLTAAGFDVDLASETGTYGLDDLSLTDRFLAGDDKAVYQNPQHPFNVQLNSQLKKASELDKGQYGLFFGSAGHAALYDYPTASGLQTVATDVWGRGGIVAAVCHGPVLLPGVTESNGRSIIEGQTVTGFTIEGEIVLQVWDKLKSDRVAPVVDAVTKAGAHYSSPMHPFDDYSITAGRLITGANPASARSAAQRALDAFEAFEGL encoded by the coding sequence ATGACTGCAAACCTTCCCCGCAAGGCGCTGATCTCGATCAGCAGCTACCACGGAGTGATCTATCCCGACGGCACGAAAACCGGCCTCTTCTACACCGAGGCGTTGCATCCCTACGAAGTATTGACGGCAGCCGGTTTCGACGTGGATCTAGCCAGCGAAACCGGTACATACGGGCTTGACGATCTCTCGCTTACCGACCGGTTCTTGGCCGGCGATGACAAGGCTGTTTATCAGAACCCGCAGCACCCGTTCAACGTGCAGCTGAATTCGCAGCTGAAGAAGGCGTCGGAGCTGGATAAGGGACAATACGGACTATTCTTCGGTTCGGCTGGACATGCCGCGCTGTATGACTATCCCACCGCCAGCGGGCTTCAGACGGTGGCCACGGACGTCTGGGGCCGAGGCGGAATCGTCGCGGCGGTATGTCATGGACCGGTTCTGCTGCCGGGTGTAACCGAGTCGAACGGCCGCTCGATCATCGAAGGGCAAACGGTAACCGGGTTCACGATCGAAGGCGAGATTGTGCTGCAGGTCTGGGACAAGCTGAAGTCCGATAGAGTCGCCCCCGTCGTGGACGCGGTCACCAAAGCGGGAGCACACTACAGCTCCCCCATGCATCCCTTTGACGACTACTCGATTACCGCTGGGAGGCTGATCACCGGGGCGAATCCGGCCAGCGCGCGCAGCGCCGCCCAGAGGGCCCTTGACGCCTTTGAGGCTTTCGAGGGGCTGTGA
- a CDS encoding Zn-ribbon domain-containing OB-fold protein, with amino-acid sequence MTASSSSPTLMDHPEPPLSAPLTLSFDYTRSVGPTLSKFFTALRERRILGVRGSDGRVHVPPAEYDPVTYEPLDEMVPVSSVGTVASWTWQPDPLAGQPLDRPFAWALIKLDGADTLLMHAVDAGAPEAIRTGARVHVHWADEPVGSITDIAYFELGEETEAVPETSAGEQDPVTMIVTPISLTIQHTASHEESAYLRAIAVGKLLGARTGESGKVYFPPHGADPATGQPTTEFVELPDKGTVTTFAIINIPFQGQRIKPPYVAAYVLLDGADIPFLHLVADIDAHEVRMGMRVEAVWKPKDEWGFGIDNIEYFRPTGEPDADYDTYKHHL; translated from the coding sequence GTGACAGCCAGTTCGAGCAGCCCGACCTTGATGGATCATCCTGAACCGCCACTTTCCGCGCCACTGACGTTGTCCTTCGACTACACCCGTTCGGTCGGCCCCACGCTGAGCAAGTTCTTCACCGCGCTGCGTGAGCGCCGCATCCTGGGGGTGCGCGGATCCGATGGCCGCGTCCACGTCCCTCCGGCGGAATACGACCCGGTCACCTACGAGCCGCTGGACGAGATGGTGCCGGTGTCCAGCGTCGGCACGGTCGCTTCCTGGACCTGGCAGCCCGACCCGTTGGCGGGCCAGCCGCTGGACCGCCCGTTCGCCTGGGCGCTGATCAAGCTCGACGGCGCCGACACGCTGCTGATGCACGCGGTCGACGCCGGGGCGCCCGAGGCGATCCGGACCGGCGCCCGCGTGCACGTGCACTGGGCCGACGAGCCGGTGGGTTCCATCACCGACATCGCCTACTTCGAGCTGGGCGAGGAGACCGAAGCCGTACCGGAAACTTCTGCGGGCGAACAGGATCCGGTCACGATGATCGTCACGCCGATCTCGCTGACAATCCAGCACACCGCCTCCCACGAGGAGAGCGCCTACCTGCGGGCCATCGCTGTGGGCAAGCTGCTGGGTGCCCGGACGGGCGAGAGCGGCAAGGTCTACTTCCCGCCGCATGGCGCCGACCCGGCGACCGGGCAGCCGACCACCGAATTCGTCGAACTGCCGGACAAGGGCACGGTGACGACGTTCGCGATCATCAACATCCCGTTCCAGGGCCAGCGCATCAAGCCGCCGTACGTCGCGGCGTACGTGCTGCTCGACGGCGCGGACATCCCGTTTTTGCACCTGGTCGCCGATATCGACGCGCACGAGGTGCGCATGGGGATGCGGGTGGAGGCGGTGTGGAAGCCCAAAGACGAGTGGGGCTTCGGCATCGACAACATCGAGTACTTCCGGCCCACGGGTGAACCCGACGCCGACTACGACACCTACAAGCACCACCTGTAA
- a CDS encoding thiolase domain-containing protein codes for MAGAGQNLAAVLGTGQTKYVAKRKDVSMNGLVREAIDRALADSGSTFDDIDAVVVGKAPDFFEGVMMPELFMADAVGATGKPLIRVHTAGSVGGSTGVVAASLVQSGKYRRVLAMAWEKQSESNAMWALSIPIPFIKPVGAGAGGYFAPHVRSYIRRSGAPLNIGAIVAVKDRLNGARNPLAHLHQPDITVEKVMESPMLWDPIRYDETCPSSDGACAVVIGDEEAAEGRLAQGNPVAWIHATALRTEPLQFAGRDQVSPQASRDAAAALWKSAGITSPIDEIDAAEIYVPFSWFEPMWLESLGFAPEGEGWKLTEAGETAIGGRLPVNPSGGVLSSNPIGASGLIRFAESAIQVMGKGGDHQVPGARKALGHAYGGGSQYYSMWVVGADKPEKEPA; via the coding sequence ATGGCCGGTGCAGGGCAGAACCTGGCCGCGGTACTCGGTACCGGACAGACGAAGTACGTGGCCAAGCGCAAGGACGTCTCGATGAACGGCCTCGTGCGCGAGGCGATCGACCGGGCGCTCGCCGACTCCGGTTCGACGTTCGACGACATCGACGCCGTCGTGGTCGGCAAGGCGCCCGACTTCTTCGAGGGCGTCATGATGCCGGAGCTGTTCATGGCCGACGCCGTGGGCGCCACCGGCAAGCCGCTGATCCGCGTGCACACGGCCGGTTCGGTCGGCGGGTCCACCGGCGTCGTGGCCGCCAGCCTGGTCCAGTCGGGCAAATACCGGCGGGTGCTGGCGATGGCCTGGGAGAAGCAGTCGGAGTCAAACGCCATGTGGGCGTTGTCGATTCCGATCCCGTTCATCAAGCCCGTCGGGGCGGGCGCGGGCGGGTATTTCGCACCGCACGTGCGGTCCTACATCCGCCGCTCGGGTGCTCCGTTGAACATCGGCGCCATCGTCGCGGTCAAAGACCGGCTCAACGGCGCCCGCAACCCGCTGGCTCACCTGCACCAGCCCGACATCACCGTCGAGAAGGTGATGGAGTCGCCGATGCTGTGGGACCCGATCCGCTACGACGAGACCTGCCCGTCGTCCGACGGTGCGTGCGCGGTCGTCATCGGTGACGAGGAGGCAGCCGAAGGCCGCCTGGCCCAAGGGAATCCGGTCGCCTGGATCCACGCGACCGCCCTGCGCACCGAGCCGCTGCAGTTCGCCGGCCGCGACCAGGTCAGCCCGCAGGCCAGCCGCGATGCGGCGGCGGCACTGTGGAAGTCCGCCGGCATCACCAGCCCCATCGACGAGATCGACGCCGCCGAGATCTATGTTCCCTTCTCGTGGTTCGAGCCGATGTGGCTGGAAAGCCTGGGGTTCGCGCCCGAGGGCGAGGGCTGGAAGCTCACCGAGGCGGGCGAGACGGCGATCGGGGGGCGGCTGCCGGTGAACCCGTCCGGCGGCGTGCTGTCGTCCAACCCGATCGGCGCGTCGGGCCTGATCCGCTTCGCCGAGTCGGCGATCCAGGTGATGGGCAAGGGTGGCGACCATCAGGTGCCGGGTGCGCGAAAGGCGTTGGGGCACGCCTACGGTGGCGGCTCGCAGTACTACTCCATGTGGGTGGTGGGGGCGGACAAGCCCGAGAAGGAACCGGCATGA
- a CDS encoding thiolase domain-containing protein: MSARNVAVVGFAHAPHVRRTDGTTNGVEMLIPCFARLYEELGIARTDIGFWCSGSSDYLAGRAFSFISAIDSIGAVPPINESHVEMDAAWALYEAYIKILTGEVDTALVYGFGKSSAGILRQILSRQTDPYTVAPLWPDSVSMAGLQARMGLDSGKWTHEQMAQVALDSFSYAERNDSEKPAKSIDELLGRPFFNDPLRRHDIAPITDGAAAIVLAADDRARELRENPAWITGFEHRIESPSLGVRDLTVSTSTAASAKGATGDDTGSIDVAEIHAPFTHQHLILAEAIGLNGKTKVNPSGGALAANPMFVAGLERIGFAAQHIWDGSAGRVLAHATSGPALQQNLVAVMEGKN; this comes from the coding sequence ATGAGCGCTCGCAACGTTGCGGTCGTCGGCTTCGCCCACGCCCCACACGTACGCCGCACCGACGGCACCACCAACGGCGTCGAGATGTTGATACCGTGCTTCGCCCGGCTCTACGAAGAGCTGGGCATCGCCCGCACCGACATCGGCTTCTGGTGCTCGGGATCTTCCGATTACCTTGCCGGACGCGCTTTTTCGTTCATCTCCGCGATCGACTCGATCGGCGCCGTTCCCCCGATCAACGAGTCGCACGTCGAGATGGACGCGGCCTGGGCCCTCTACGAGGCCTACATCAAGATCCTGACCGGCGAGGTCGACACCGCACTGGTGTACGGCTTCGGCAAGTCATCGGCGGGCATCCTGCGCCAGATCCTGTCGCGGCAGACCGACCCCTACACCGTCGCACCGCTGTGGCCGGACTCGGTGTCGATGGCGGGACTGCAGGCCCGTATGGGCCTGGACAGCGGCAAGTGGACCCACGAGCAGATGGCCCAGGTTGCCCTCGACTCGTTCTCCTACGCCGAGCGCAACGACTCCGAGAAGCCCGCCAAGAGCATCGACGAGTTGCTCGGCCGCCCGTTCTTCAACGACCCGCTGCGGCGCCACGACATCGCGCCGATCACCGACGGCGCCGCGGCCATCGTCCTGGCCGCCGACGACCGGGCACGCGAGCTACGCGAAAACCCGGCCTGGATCACCGGTTTCGAGCACCGCATCGAGTCGCCGTCGCTGGGGGTGCGCGACCTGACCGTGTCGACCTCGACCGCGGCGTCGGCGAAGGGGGCCACCGGCGACGACACCGGCAGCATCGACGTCGCCGAGATCCACGCGCCCTTCACCCACCAGCACCTGATCCTCGCCGAGGCCATCGGGCTGAACGGCAAGACCAAGGTCAATCCGTCCGGCGGCGCACTGGCGGCGAACCCGATGTTCGTCGCCGGCCTGGAACGTATCGGATTTGCGGCCCAACACATCTGGGACGGGTCCGCCGGGCGGGTGCTCGCGCATGCCACCAGCGGGCCCGCGCTGCAGCAAAACCTGGTCGCGGTCATGGAAGGGAAGAACTGA
- a CDS encoding gamma carbonic anhydrase family protein has translation MPLFAFEGRAPRIDPTAFVAPTATLIGDVTVEAGASVWFNAVLRGDYGPIVVREGANVQDGSMLHAPPGIPVDIGPGATVAHLCVIHGVHVGPEALIANHATVLDGAVIGARSLIAAGSLVLAGTQIPAGMLAVGSPAQVKGPVAGTGAEMWVNVNPQAYRDLAARHIAGLEPI, from the coding sequence ATGCCGCTGTTTGCTTTCGAAGGCCGGGCGCCGCGCATCGATCCCACGGCCTTCGTGGCCCCGACCGCGACCCTGATCGGCGACGTGACCGTCGAAGCGGGGGCGTCGGTGTGGTTCAACGCCGTGCTGCGCGGCGACTACGGCCCGATCGTCGTCCGGGAAGGCGCCAACGTGCAGGACGGCTCCATGTTGCACGCGCCGCCGGGCATCCCGGTCGACATCGGCCCCGGAGCGACGGTGGCCCACCTGTGCGTCATCCACGGCGTCCACGTGGGTCCCGAGGCGCTGATCGCCAACCACGCCACGGTGCTCGACGGCGCGGTGATCGGGGCGCGCAGCTTGATCGCCGCCGGCTCGCTGGTGCTGGCCGGCACGCAGATTCCGGCGGGGATGCTGGCGGTGGGGTCGCCGGCCCAGGTGAAGGGGCCGGTCGCCGGAACGGGCGCCGAGATGTGGGTCAACGTCAACCCGCAGGCCTACCGGGACCTGGCTGCCCGGCATATCGCCGGACTGGAGCCGATCTAG
- a CDS encoding sulfotransferase family protein, with protein sequence MAERTDVATVDELHASATKVTGLDDFGSDDDNYLEALHVLLESYRREAGLTALGSKMNRFFLRGALVARLLSESAWKQYPQHAHVQIERPIFVTGLVRTGTTALHRLLGADPAHQGLHMWLAEFPQPRPPRDTWDSNPLYRQLDAQFTQHHQDNPGYTGLHFMAAYELEECWQLLRQSLHSVSYETLAHIPSYAQWLSRQDWTPSYRRHRRNLQLIGLNDADKRWVLKNPSHLFALDALMTTYPDALVIQTHRPVETIMASMCSLAQHTADGWSTTFVGAQIGADAMETWSRGLERFDAARAKYDPAQFYDVQYRDLIADPMGTVADIYRHFGITLTDEARVAMEKSYGESQSGERAPKHKYSLEDYGLTVEAVKERFAGL encoded by the coding sequence ATGGCCGAACGGACCGACGTCGCCACCGTCGACGAGCTGCACGCCTCGGCCACCAAAGTGACCGGTCTCGACGATTTCGGCAGCGACGACGACAACTACCTCGAAGCGTTGCACGTGCTGCTCGAATCGTACCGGCGCGAGGCCGGCCTGACGGCGCTGGGCAGCAAGATGAACCGCTTCTTCCTGCGTGGCGCGCTGGTGGCCCGGCTGCTGAGCGAATCCGCGTGGAAGCAATACCCGCAACACGCCCACGTCCAGATCGAGCGGCCGATCTTCGTCACGGGGCTGGTGCGCACCGGCACCACGGCGCTGCACCGGCTGCTGGGCGCCGACCCCGCCCATCAGGGCCTGCACATGTGGCTGGCGGAGTTCCCGCAGCCGCGCCCGCCCCGCGACACGTGGGACTCAAACCCGTTGTACCGCCAGCTCGATGCGCAATTCACGCAGCACCATCAGGACAACCCGGGCTACACGGGCCTGCATTTCATGGCCGCCTACGAGCTGGAGGAGTGCTGGCAGCTGCTACGCCAATCGCTGCACTCGGTGTCCTACGAGACGCTGGCGCACATCCCGAGTTACGCCCAGTGGTTGTCGCGTCAGGACTGGACGCCCTCTTACCGCCGGCACCGCCGAAACCTTCAGCTGATCGGGCTCAACGACGCCGACAAGCGTTGGGTACTGAAGAATCCCAGCCACCTGTTCGCGCTGGACGCCCTGATGACGACGTATCCGGACGCGCTGGTGATCCAGACGCATCGCCCGGTCGAGACGATCATGGCGTCGATGTGTTCGCTGGCTCAGCACACCGCAGACGGCTGGTCGACCACCTTCGTCGGCGCCCAGATCGGCGCTGACGCAATGGAAACCTGGTCACGAGGGTTGGAGCGGTTCGACGCCGCCCGGGCGAAATACGACCCGGCGCAGTTCTACGACGTGCAGTACCGCGACCTGATCGCCGACCCGATGGGCACGGTCGCCGACATCTACCGCCACTTCGGCATCACGCTGACCGACGAGGCGCGGGTGGCCATGGAGAAGAGCTACGGCGAGAGCCAGTCGGGTGAGCGTGCGCCCAAACACAAGTATTCCCTTGAGGATTACGGGCTGACGGTCGAGGCCGTCAAGGAGCGGTTCGCCGGGCTCTGA
- a CDS encoding LLM class F420-dependent oxidoreductase: MKLGLQLGYWGAQPPHNHGELVAAAEEAGFDAVFTAEAWGSDAYTPLAWLGSSTQRLRLGTSVIQLSARTPTACAMAALTLDHLSGGRHILGLGVSGPQVVEGWYGQPFPKPLARTREYVDIIRQVWARDKPVTSAGPHYPLPLTGDGTTGLGKPLKPITHPLRPDIPIFLGAEGPKNVALAAEIGDGWLPIFYTPRMADTYNEWLDEGFARPGARRTRGDFEICATANIVITDDRAAAFAAMKPYLALYMGGMGAEDTNFHADVYRRMGYAEVVDEVTALFRSNQKEKAAEIIPDEVVDDAAIVGDVDYVRKQITAWEAAGVTMMVVSGRSTEQVRELATLI, from the coding sequence ATGAAGCTGGGGTTGCAGCTCGGATATTGGGGCGCGCAGCCGCCGCACAATCACGGTGAGCTCGTCGCCGCAGCCGAAGAGGCGGGGTTCGACGCCGTCTTCACCGCCGAGGCGTGGGGATCCGACGCCTACACGCCGCTGGCGTGGCTGGGTTCCTCGACGCAGCGGCTTCGCCTGGGTACCTCGGTGATTCAGCTGTCGGCGCGGACTCCGACCGCGTGCGCCATGGCCGCGCTGACGCTCGACCATCTGTCCGGCGGCCGGCACATCCTGGGGCTGGGCGTCTCCGGCCCGCAAGTGGTGGAGGGCTGGTACGGCCAGCCGTTTCCCAAGCCGCTGGCGCGCACCCGCGAATACGTCGACATCATCCGGCAGGTCTGGGCCCGCGACAAGCCGGTGACCAGTGCGGGTCCGCACTATCCGTTGCCGCTCACGGGCGATGGCACGACCGGTCTGGGCAAACCGCTCAAGCCGATCACCCACCCGCTGCGCCCCGACATCCCGATTTTCCTGGGCGCCGAGGGGCCGAAGAACGTCGCGCTGGCCGCGGAGATCGGCGACGGGTGGCTGCCGATCTTCTACACCCCGCGGATGGCCGACACCTACAACGAATGGCTCGACGAAGGGTTCGCCAGGCCCGGGGCGAGGCGCACGCGCGGCGACTTCGAGATCTGCGCGACCGCGAACATCGTCATCACCGATGACCGCGCCGCCGCCTTCGCGGCGATGAAGCCCTATCTGGCCCTCTACATGGGCGGCATGGGCGCCGAGGACACCAACTTCCATGCCGACGTCTATCGCCGGATGGGCTACGCCGAGGTGGTCGACGAGGTCACCGCGCTGTTCCGGTCCAACCAGAAGGAGAAGGCCGCCGAGATCATCCCCGACGAGGTGGTCGATGACGCCGCCATCGTCGGTGACGTCGACTACGTGCGTAAGCAAATCACGGCCTGGGAGGCCGCCGGCGTCACCATGATGGTGGTGTCCGGCCGCAGTACAGAGCAGGTACGGGAGTTGGCGACGCTGATCTGA
- a CDS encoding SDR family oxidoreductase produces MSGMLDQKVVIISGVGPGLGTTLAHRCASEGADLVLAARTVERLEELAKQVNDTGRKALAVRADITDDEEVAYLVETTMATYGKADVLVNNAFRVPSMKPLAATSFQHIRDAIELSALGALRLIQAFTPALERSHGSIVNVNSMVLRHSQAKYGAYKMAKSALLSMSQSLATELGEKGIRVNSVAPGYIWGDTLKGYFEHQAGKYGTTMDQIYQATAANSDLKRLPTEDEVASAILFLASDLSSGITGQTLDVNCGEYHT; encoded by the coding sequence ATGTCAGGGATGCTCGATCAGAAGGTGGTCATCATCAGCGGCGTCGGGCCCGGGCTGGGCACCACGCTGGCGCACCGGTGCGCGAGCGAGGGTGCCGACCTGGTGCTGGCCGCCCGCACCGTCGAACGGTTGGAGGAACTGGCCAAGCAGGTCAACGACACCGGGCGCAAGGCGCTGGCGGTGCGTGCCGACATCACCGACGACGAAGAGGTGGCATACCTCGTCGAGACGACGATGGCGACCTACGGCAAGGCCGACGTGTTGGTCAACAACGCCTTCCGGGTGCCGTCGATGAAGCCGTTGGCCGCGACCAGTTTTCAGCACATCCGCGACGCGATCGAGCTCAGCGCGCTGGGGGCGCTGCGGCTGATCCAGGCGTTCACACCGGCGCTGGAGCGCTCGCACGGGTCGATCGTCAACGTCAACTCGATGGTGCTGCGGCACTCGCAGGCCAAGTACGGCGCCTACAAGATGGCGAAGTCCGCGCTGCTGTCCATGTCGCAGTCGCTGGCGACCGAACTGGGCGAAAAGGGCATACGGGTAAATTCCGTTGCCCCGGGCTACATCTGGGGCGACACCCTGAAGGGCTACTTCGAGCATCAGGCGGGCAAGTACGGCACCACGATGGACCAGATCTACCAGGCGACCGCGGCCAACTCCGATCTCAAGCGGCTGCCGACCGAGGACGAGGTGGCCTCGGCGATATTGTTCCTCGCCAGCGACCTGTCCAGCGGCATCACCGGGCAGACGCTGGACGTGAACTGCGGGGAGTACCACACGTAA